In Torulaspora delbrueckii CBS 1146 chromosome 1, complete genome, one genomic interval encodes:
- the PAB1 gene encoding polyadenylate-binding protein (similar to Saccharomyces cerevisiae PAB1 (YER165W); ancestral locus Anc_8.229), translated as MTDITEKTAEQLEQLNIQDEPQQNVAPASNEPESQKVETSSASLYVGELDPSVSEALLYDIFSPIGSVSSIRVCRDAITKTSLGYAYVNFNDHEAGKTAIEKLNYAPIKGVPCRIMWSQRDPSMRKKGSGNIFIKNLHPDIDNKALHDTFSVFGNILSCKIATDEAGNSRGFGFVHFEDDEAAKEAIDAINGMLLNGQEVYVAQHVSKKDRQSKLDEAKANFTNVYVKNIHPDTGDEEFEEFFTKVGPITSAHLEKDNEGKLRGFGFVNYENHNDAAKAVEELNETDFKGQTLHVGRAQKKHERLQELKKQYEAFRLEKLEKYQGVNLFVKNLDDTIDDQKLEEEFAPYGTITSVKVMRSENGKSKGFGFVCFSTPEEATKAITEKNQQIVAGKPLYVAIAQRKDVRRSQLAQQIQARNQMRYQQVTAAAAAAAAGMRGQFMPPMFYGVMPPRGVPFNGPNPQQMAAMGGMPKNGVPPQQFRNGPVYGVPPQGAPQQGQFMRNGAGANQFYQQKQRQVLGEQLYKKVFAKTSDEEAAGKITGMILDLPSQEVVPLLESDELFDQHFKEAFAAYESFKQEQEQEQQPQN; from the coding sequence ATGACTGATATCACTGAAAAGACCGCTGAGCAATTGGAACAGTTGAACATCCAAGATGAACCACAACAAAATGTTGCTCCAGCTTCCAATGAGCCAGAAAgtcaaaaagttgaaacttcctcagcttctttgtaCGTTGGTGAATTAGACCCATCAGTCTCTGAAGCCCTATTGTACGATATTTTCTCTCCAATCGGTTCTGTTTCTTCCATTCGTGTTTGCCGTGATGCCATCACAAAGACCTCTTTGGGTTACGCTTACGTGAACTTCAATGATCACGAAGCTGGTAAGACTGcgattgaaaaattaaaCTATGCTCCCATCAAGGGCGTCCCATGCCGTATCATGTGGTCCCAACGTGATCCCTcgatgagaaagaaggGTTCTGGTAACATCtttatcaagaacttgCATCCAGATATTGACAACAAGGCTTTGCACGATACCTTCTCAGTCTTCGGTAACATTTTGTCCTGTAAGATTGCCACCGATGAAGCTGGTAACTCCAGAGGTTTCGgttttgttcattttgaagatgacgaagcTGCCAAGGAGGCTATCGACGCCATTAACGGTATGTTGTTGAACGGACAAGAAGTCTATGTTGCTCAACACGTTTCCAAGAAGGACCGTCAATCCAAATTGGACGAAGCTAAGGCCAACTTCACCAACGTTTACGTTAAGAACATTCATCCTGACACTGGTGacgaagaatttgaagagttcttcACCAAGGTGGGCCCAATCACCTCTGCTCATTTAGAAAAGGATAACGAAGGTAAATTGAGAGGTTTCGGTTTTGTTAATTACGAAAACCATAACGATGCCGCCAAAGCCGTCGAGGAATTGAATGAGACCGACTTCAAGGGTCAAACTTTGCATGTTGGTCGTGCTCAAAAGAAGCATGAACGTTTGcaagagttgaagaaacaataCGAAGCTTTCAgattggagaaattggaaaaatacCAAGGTGTTAATTTATTTGTCAAGAACTTGGACGACACCATCGATGaccaaaaattggaagagGAATTTGCCCCATATGGTACCATCACTTCTGTTAAAGTTATGAGATCCGAGAACGGTAAATCCAAGGGTTTCGGTTTTGTTTGTTTCTCTACCCCAGAAGAAGCTACTAAGGCTATCACCGAAAAGAATCAACAAATCGTTGCTGGTAAGCCATTGTATGTTGCCATTGCTCAAAGAAAGGATGTTAGACGTTCTCAACTAGctcaacaaattcaagctAGAAACCAAATGAGATACCAACAAGTCACTGCTGCCGCTGCCGCTGCCGCTGCCGGCATGCGTGGTCAATTCATGCCACCAATGTTCTACGGTGTCATGCCTCCAAGAGGTGTCCCATTCAATGGTCCAAACCCACAACAAATGGCTGCTATGGGTGGTATGCCAAAGAACGGTGTCCCACCACAACAATTCAGAAATGGTCCAGTTTACGGTGTCCCTCCTCAAGGTGCTCCACAACAGGGTCAGTTCATGAGAAACGGTGCTGGTGCCAACCAATTTTACCAACAAAAGCAAAGACAAGTCTTGGGTGAACAACTATACAAGAAGGTCTTTGCCAAGACTTctgacgaagaagctgctggTAAGATCACTGGTATGATCCTAGATTTGCCATCCCAGGAAGTTGTCCCATTGTTGGAAAGCGACGAACTTTTCGACCaacatttcaaagaagcattCGCTGCTTATGAATCCTTCAAgcaagaacaagaacaagaacaacaacCACAAAACTAA